One genomic region from Jiangella sp. DSM 45060 encodes:
- a CDS encoding ABC transporter substrate-binding protein, which translates to MKRPTTLAAVVTAVFLLAACGTGGTARQQPDEQEDVSTEITSDPVTLTVSYASDPPITPLVDGFTQAHPNVTIELVQTPFADYQTSLKLSLASDDAPDIVQYSPGPMRSIVPAGLVEPLDTYAEAYGWRDRLPSSVLDILASNEEATQYGTGNLYAMPGAIQLVGVFYNKSVTAAAGVTDEPATLAEFEDDLAAVGASGVTPLSLPALGIGGFQLWSSLANVLADLETFNAWVYGEPGATLADDDGFVEAAEKVKAWADAGYFADGAAAVADADAIAEFTAGETAYFVTGNWNAKAFADALGDDAGFFLLPGPDAGQPAVAMGSAFPYSISAASEHKDVAAAFLDYISSAEAAPGVAESGFVPVTAAPDAATGLGGTVQAAYEEVTAAGGVAPFANWATSSMIDSLTAGMQGVIGGTVAPADFVASLQDDWERNHS; encoded by the coding sequence ATGAAGCGTCCGACCACCTTGGCCGCCGTGGTGACGGCGGTGTTCCTGCTGGCCGCCTGCGGGACCGGCGGCACGGCCCGGCAGCAGCCCGATGAGCAGGAGGACGTGAGCACCGAGATCACCAGCGATCCGGTCACCCTCACGGTGTCGTACGCCAGCGACCCGCCGATCACGCCGCTCGTCGACGGCTTCACGCAGGCACACCCGAACGTCACGATCGAGCTGGTGCAGACCCCGTTCGCCGACTACCAGACCAGCCTCAAGCTGTCGCTCGCGTCGGACGACGCCCCCGACATCGTGCAGTACAGCCCGGGCCCGATGCGCTCCATCGTGCCGGCCGGTCTGGTCGAGCCGCTCGACACGTACGCCGAGGCCTACGGCTGGCGCGATCGCCTCCCGAGCTCCGTGCTGGACATCCTCGCGTCGAACGAGGAGGCCACGCAGTACGGCACCGGCAACCTCTACGCGATGCCCGGGGCCATCCAGCTGGTCGGCGTCTTCTACAACAAGAGCGTCACCGCGGCCGCCGGCGTCACCGACGAGCCCGCCACTCTGGCCGAGTTCGAGGACGACCTCGCGGCCGTCGGGGCGAGCGGCGTGACGCCGCTGAGCCTGCCCGCGCTCGGGATCGGCGGCTTCCAGCTGTGGAGTTCGCTGGCCAACGTCCTCGCCGACCTCGAGACCTTCAACGCGTGGGTGTACGGCGAGCCCGGGGCCACGCTCGCGGACGATGACGGGTTCGTCGAGGCGGCGGAGAAGGTGAAGGCGTGGGCCGACGCCGGCTACTTCGCCGACGGCGCGGCGGCCGTCGCCGACGCCGACGCGATCGCCGAGTTCACCGCCGGCGAGACCGCCTACTTCGTCACCGGCAACTGGAACGCCAAGGCGTTCGCCGATGCTCTCGGCGACGACGCCGGCTTCTTCCTGCTGCCCGGCCCGGACGCAGGCCAGCCGGCCGTCGCGATGGGGTCGGCGTTCCCGTACTCGATCTCCGCCGCGTCGGAGCACAAGGACGTCGCGGCCGCCTTCCTCGACTACATCTCCAGCGCCGAGGCCGCGCCCGGCGTGGCCGAGAGCGGGTTCGTGCCGGTCACCGCGGCGCCGGACGCCGCGACCGGCCTCGGCGGCACCGTCCAGGCCGCGTACGAGGAGGTGACCGCCGCCGGCGGCGTCGCACCGTTCGCGAACTGGGCCACGAGTTCGATGATCGACTCCCTGACCGCCGGCATGCAGGGCGTCATCGGCGGGACGGTCGCCCCCGCGGACTTCGTCGCGTCCCTGCAGGACGACTGGGAGCGCAACCACTCGTGA
- a CDS encoding ABC transporter permease, translated as MTGAGADAGRYGPALRLRRFDLGARLGRLGLGAAGFAVVGVAWHLMAVGEVFGTGLLPTPVEVGRVIVDGLGNGLLDDLLISFRRVLIGVGLGLAIAAPIGFVLGWFGIARAMFNPLVNFLRALPPIALVPLVIVYFGIGELSRGIVLVWAAFFATIVIVYEGVAAMEEKYVRAAQTLGATRFEILTKVVFPLSVPHIMTAARVSLGIGWASLVAAELVAAQQGLGAVIQNASNFLDIPTVYAGIILIGVCALVMDSGIRMLSAYVVRWQDRGSR; from the coding sequence GTGACGGGAGCAGGCGCCGACGCCGGCCGGTACGGCCCCGCGCTGCGGCTGCGCCGGTTCGATCTCGGCGCGCGGCTGGGCCGGCTGGGCCTCGGCGCCGCCGGGTTCGCCGTCGTCGGCGTGGCCTGGCACCTGATGGCCGTCGGCGAGGTGTTCGGCACCGGTCTGCTGCCCACGCCGGTCGAGGTCGGCCGGGTGATCGTCGACGGGCTCGGCAACGGGCTGCTCGACGACCTGCTGATCAGCTTCCGCCGCGTGCTGATCGGCGTCGGGCTGGGCCTGGCCATCGCCGCGCCGATCGGGTTCGTGCTCGGCTGGTTCGGCATCGCCCGGGCGATGTTCAACCCGCTGGTGAACTTCCTCCGGGCGCTGCCGCCCATCGCGCTGGTGCCGCTGGTCATCGTCTACTTCGGCATCGGCGAGCTGTCGCGCGGCATCGTCCTGGTCTGGGCCGCGTTCTTCGCGACCATCGTCATCGTCTACGAAGGCGTGGCCGCCATGGAGGAGAAGTACGTGCGCGCCGCCCAGACGCTCGGCGCGACCCGGTTCGAGATCCTCACCAAGGTCGTGTTCCCGCTCTCGGTGCCGCACATCATGACGGCGGCCCGGGTCTCGCTCGGCATCGGCTGGGCGTCGCTGGTGGCGGCCGAGCTGGTCGCCGCGCAGCAGGGCCTCGGCGCCGTCATCCAGAACGCGAGCAACTTCCTCGACATCCCGACGGTCTACGCCGGGATCATCCTGATCGGCGTCTGTGCGCTGGTCATGGACAGCGGGATCCGGATGCTCTCGGCCTACGTCGTTCGCTGGCAGGACAGGGGAAGCCGATGA
- a CDS encoding carbohydrate ABC transporter permease, with amino-acid sequence MTPRLPVLIARHAVLVAFAVVFLTPFAGIVLAAFQDGAGAGGFALPEHWTLDNFAEAWEQGHFADLIRSSLIIAVLVVPATIVLSTLAGFGLAVLRPAGHRRITGAFVAGLTLPTELVVIALYYNLDGVGLTNNYLGIALAEIALFLPFGVFWMHTHFSTVPRELVEAGRIDGAGDLRVLKDLLLPISIPATTTLAVLFFVWAWNQFLIVLVLMQSPGRRTATAGLGYFVGEFSTDVPLLSAASLIVIAPVVVVYLIFQRSFVNGITQGAIKG; translated from the coding sequence ATGACACCTCGGCTGCCCGTGCTGATCGCGCGCCACGCCGTGCTGGTCGCGTTCGCGGTGGTGTTCCTGACTCCGTTCGCCGGCATCGTCCTCGCCGCGTTCCAGGACGGCGCCGGCGCGGGCGGGTTCGCGCTGCCCGAGCACTGGACGCTCGACAACTTCGCCGAGGCGTGGGAGCAGGGTCACTTCGCCGACCTCATCCGGTCGAGCCTGATCATCGCCGTCCTCGTGGTGCCGGCGACGATCGTGCTGTCCACACTGGCCGGCTTCGGCCTGGCGGTCCTGCGTCCGGCCGGCCACCGCCGCATCACCGGCGCGTTCGTCGCGGGTCTCACGCTGCCGACCGAGCTCGTCGTCATCGCGCTCTACTACAACCTCGACGGCGTCGGCCTGACGAACAACTACCTGGGCATCGCGCTCGCCGAGATCGCGCTGTTCCTGCCGTTCGGCGTGTTCTGGATGCACACGCACTTCAGCACCGTGCCGCGCGAGCTGGTCGAGGCCGGCCGCATCGACGGCGCCGGCGACCTGCGGGTGCTCAAGGACCTGTTGCTGCCGATCTCGATCCCGGCGACCACGACGCTCGCGGTGCTGTTCTTCGTGTGGGCGTGGAACCAGTTCCTCATCGTGCTGGTGCTCATGCAGAGCCCCGGCCGCCGCACCGCGACGGCCGGGCTCGGCTACTTCGTGGGCGAGTTCTCCACCGACGTGCCGTTGCTCTCGGCGGCCTCGCTCATCGTCATCGCGCCGGTCGTAGTCGTGTACCTGATCTTCCAGCGCAGCTTCGTCAACGGCATCACGCAGGGGGCGATCAAGGGCTGA
- a CDS encoding ABC transporter substrate-binding protein, giving the protein MRTTTPAAVAGLAALGLLLTACGGDDGDSASTEGGAQTVRIGYIPGPAPAMNLLLADERGYFAEQDLEVELTPFQTGISLSNALTGGSVDVGVMGAVVANFPARGQGKLFLLNNLEADIQQIWAAPGSGIESVADLAGQQIATTTGSAAHLLLHVALEAEGVPAGDVEIVNLDMPAVANTFVTGGVPAAALWAPFDAQVEEQLPDANLIATSADYEDAAIAGGWVANNDFYDDHKDALARLAEVWLRSNEDLTADREAAVAEACPRLEEFMTAEDCAGIYDKTQTYSNDEWAALYEDGTALDWVGRMEQVFVDIGALPEFVEPDQFFDTSVYADAVAS; this is encoded by the coding sequence ATGCGGACGACGACGCCTGCGGCCGTGGCCGGACTTGCCGCGCTCGGCCTGCTGCTCACCGCGTGTGGCGGTGACGACGGCGACAGCGCCAGCACCGAGGGCGGCGCCCAGACCGTCCGGATCGGCTACATCCCCGGCCCGGCGCCGGCCATGAACCTGCTGCTGGCCGACGAGCGCGGCTACTTCGCCGAGCAGGACCTCGAGGTCGAGCTGACCCCGTTCCAGACCGGTATCTCGCTGTCCAACGCGCTCACCGGCGGCAGCGTCGACGTCGGCGTCATGGGCGCCGTCGTCGCGAACTTCCCCGCCCGCGGCCAGGGCAAGCTGTTCCTGCTGAACAACCTCGAGGCCGACATCCAGCAGATCTGGGCGGCGCCCGGCTCCGGCATCGAGTCGGTGGCCGACCTCGCCGGCCAGCAGATCGCCACCACGACGGGGTCGGCGGCGCACCTGCTGCTGCACGTCGCGCTGGAGGCCGAGGGCGTCCCGGCCGGCGACGTCGAGATCGTCAACCTCGACATGCCCGCCGTCGCCAACACGTTCGTCACCGGCGGCGTGCCGGCCGCCGCGCTGTGGGCGCCGTTCGACGCGCAGGTCGAGGAGCAGCTCCCGGATGCGAACCTGATCGCCACGTCGGCCGACTACGAGGACGCCGCGATCGCCGGCGGCTGGGTCGCGAACAACGACTTCTACGACGACCACAAGGACGCCCTCGCCCGGCTGGCCGAGGTGTGGCTGCGCTCGAACGAGGACCTCACCGCCGACCGCGAGGCCGCCGTCGCCGAGGCCTGCCCCCGGCTGGAGGAGTTCATGACCGCCGAGGACTGCGCCGGCATCTATGACAAGACGCAGACCTACAGCAACGACGAGTGGGCCGCGCTCTACGAGGACGGCACGGCGCTGGACTGGGTCGGCCGCATGGAGCAGGTGTTCGTCGACATCGGCGCGCTGCCCGAGTTCGTCGAGCCGGACCAGTTCTTCGACACCTCCGTCTACGCCGACGCCGTCGCGTCCTGA
- a CDS encoding ABC transporter ATP-binding protein codes for MTQPTTTTRGLSVRGVSKDFGNVNVLHDIDLDIADGEFVAVVGPSGSGKSTLLNAIAGFVTPDRGELLVNGEPVRGPGPSRCVVFQEYAIFPWLTVRRNIDFGTRLRAWKGTRQERARVTQRYLDMMGLTDFADALPKTLSGGMRQRVAIARAYAVDPEILLMDEPFAALDAQTREQMQEALVDINQRERRTVLFVTHQVEEAIFLADRVVVMSARPATVQEIVDVPWGDRRTHEIKTEPEFVRLRRHIETLLRSRR; via the coding sequence ATGACCCAGCCCACCACCACGACCCGCGGGCTGAGCGTCCGCGGCGTCAGCAAGGACTTCGGCAACGTCAACGTCCTGCACGACATCGACCTCGACATCGCCGACGGCGAGTTCGTCGCCGTCGTCGGGCCCAGCGGCTCGGGCAAGAGCACGCTGCTCAACGCGATCGCCGGCTTCGTCACCCCGGACCGCGGAGAGCTGCTGGTCAACGGCGAGCCGGTGCGCGGCCCGGGACCGTCGCGGTGCGTCGTGTTCCAGGAGTACGCGATCTTCCCGTGGCTGACTGTGCGCCGGAACATCGACTTCGGCACCCGGCTGCGCGCGTGGAAGGGCACCCGCCAGGAGCGCGCCCGCGTCACCCAGCGCTACCTGGACATGATGGGGCTCACCGACTTCGCCGACGCGCTGCCGAAGACGCTGTCCGGCGGCATGCGCCAGCGCGTCGCCATCGCCCGCGCGTACGCCGTCGATCCCGAGATCCTGCTGATGGACGAGCCGTTCGCGGCGCTCGACGCGCAGACCCGCGAGCAGATGCAGGAGGCGCTGGTCGACATCAACCAGCGCGAACGGCGCACCGTCCTGTTCGTCACCCACCAGGTGGAAGAGGCGATCTTCCTGGCCGACCGAGTCGTCGTCATGAGCGCACGACCGGCGACCGTGCAGGAGATCGTCGACGTCCCGTGGGGCGACCGGCGCACCCACGAGATCAAGACCGAGCCGGAGTTCGTCCGGCTGCGCCGGCACATCGAGACCCTACTGCGTTCGAGGAGATGA
- a CDS encoding GntR family transcriptional regulator, producing the protein MTLSSTSDAVRRPRVDTVTSRLRALIAEERARGGDRLPPEKELSEQLGTSRGTLREALATLEAAGEIERRRRVGTLITAPQRFTLDDAIAYPIDYICSVSSILGGASAGHNVRMVSVQREAADDESGPLLGLAAGEPVFRVSRSYDVDGVAAALVEHTLPVTLNGHEVRINSLTDGVTTFFRDVEHVPLVRSDHAVTAVAATGDLAAELEVAPGAPLLVVHCRLFGDDERIIALGRLVFRPDALYLTASAFPR; encoded by the coding sequence ATGACGCTTTCGAGCACGTCCGACGCGGTCCGCCGGCCGCGGGTCGACACCGTCACCTCGAGGCTGCGCGCGCTGATCGCCGAGGAGCGCGCCCGCGGTGGCGACCGCCTGCCGCCGGAGAAGGAACTGAGCGAGCAGCTCGGCACGTCGCGCGGCACGCTGCGCGAGGCGCTGGCCACGCTCGAGGCGGCCGGCGAGATCGAGCGGCGGCGGCGCGTCGGCACGCTGATCACGGCGCCGCAGCGGTTCACGCTCGACGACGCCATCGCGTACCCGATCGACTACATCTGCTCGGTGTCGAGCATCCTCGGCGGCGCCAGCGCCGGGCACAACGTGCGCATGGTCAGCGTGCAGCGCGAGGCCGCCGACGACGAGAGCGGCCCGCTGCTCGGCCTGGCCGCGGGCGAGCCGGTGTTCCGGGTCAGCCGCTCCTACGACGTCGACGGCGTGGCCGCGGCGCTGGTCGAGCACACCCTGCCGGTCACGTTGAACGGCCACGAGGTGCGCATCAACTCGCTGACCGACGGCGTCACCACGTTCTTCCGCGACGTCGAGCACGTCCCGCTGGTGCGCAGCGACCACGCCGTCACGGCCGTCGCCGCCACCGGCGACCTCGCCGCCGAGCTCGAGGTGGCGCCCGGCGCGCCGCTGCTGGTGGTGCACTGCCGGCTGTTCGGCGACGACGAGCGCATCATCGCCCTCGGCCGCCTGGTCTTCCGTCCCGACGCGCTCTACCTCACCGCCAGCGCCTTCCCGCGCTGA
- the betC gene encoding choline-sulfatase, producing MTGQPPNVLIVMVDQLTAFGLGAYGNDEVLTPHLDALAGRGVVFENAYANSPLCVPSRASMMTGRLPSGVPCNDNAEEFPASVPTFAHTLRRAGYRTILAGKMHFVGPDQLHGFEERLTTDIFPADLTWTRPWEDLGDPPRLSGRQRSGGREYVDILNRSGPQPWTYQMHYDEEVRFRTLQRLRELALDTGPRRAEPWLLVTSMTQPHDPYAAPAEYWDRYEGRSIRLPDRSTVAAERHPLDAWVNAFHGVDLHDVTDDQVYQARRGYYAMISYVDDVVGQLVAELGRLGLSDDTVVMFTSDHGDQLGEHDMFFKRTLREWSVRIPLLAAGPGVAAGHRVAEPVSLADLHPTLADLAGATLPGCVTERFDGASLAPQLAGRDAEHPDVVLENYAEGTIAPVRAVVRGRTKLVRAPGLPDQLYDLGADPGEEHNVVDDPGYADVSERMRTDLSKTWDAEEARRTIVTSQRVRAFLGEAMAHGRHHAWDHEPDAGRPWVRGADDDPWDPLFGF from the coding sequence GTGACCGGGCAGCCCCCGAACGTCCTCATCGTCATGGTCGACCAGCTGACGGCGTTCGGCCTCGGCGCGTACGGCAACGACGAGGTCCTCACCCCGCACCTGGACGCGCTGGCCGGCCGCGGGGTGGTGTTCGAGAACGCGTACGCCAACTCGCCGCTGTGCGTGCCGTCGCGCGCGTCGATGATGACCGGGCGGCTGCCCAGCGGCGTCCCGTGCAACGACAACGCCGAGGAGTTCCCGGCGTCGGTGCCGACGTTCGCGCACACCCTGCGCCGGGCCGGCTACCGCACCATCCTCGCGGGCAAGATGCACTTCGTCGGGCCGGACCAGCTGCACGGTTTCGAGGAGCGGCTGACCACGGACATCTTCCCGGCCGACCTCACCTGGACGCGGCCGTGGGAGGACCTCGGCGACCCGCCGCGGCTGTCCGGGCGGCAGCGCAGCGGCGGGCGCGAGTACGTCGACATCCTCAACCGGTCCGGCCCGCAGCCGTGGACGTACCAGATGCACTACGACGAGGAGGTGCGGTTCCGGACGCTGCAGCGGCTGCGCGAGCTGGCGCTGGACACCGGGCCGCGGCGGGCTGAGCCCTGGCTGCTGGTGACGTCGATGACGCAGCCGCACGACCCGTACGCGGCGCCGGCGGAGTACTGGGATCGCTACGAGGGCCGGTCGATCCGGCTGCCCGACCGCTCCACCGTCGCCGCCGAACGGCACCCATTGGACGCCTGGGTGAACGCGTTCCACGGCGTCGACCTGCACGACGTCACCGACGATCAGGTGTACCAGGCCCGCCGCGGCTACTACGCGATGATCAGCTACGTCGACGACGTCGTGGGTCAGCTGGTGGCCGAGCTGGGCCGGCTCGGCCTGTCCGACGACACCGTCGTCATGTTCACCAGCGACCACGGCGACCAGCTCGGCGAGCACGACATGTTCTTCAAGCGCACGCTGCGGGAGTGGTCGGTGCGCATCCCGCTGCTGGCCGCCGGGCCGGGCGTGGCCGCCGGTCACCGCGTCGCCGAGCCCGTCTCGCTGGCCGACCTGCATCCCACGCTGGCCGACCTCGCCGGCGCCACCCTGCCCGGCTGCGTCACGGAGCGGTTCGACGGCGCCAGCCTCGCGCCGCAGCTGGCCGGCCGCGACGCCGAGCACCCGGACGTCGTCCTGGAGAACTACGCCGAGGGCACCATCGCGCCGGTGCGGGCCGTCGTCCGCGGCCGGACCAAGCTGGTGCGCGCGCCGGGGCTGCCGGACCAGCTCTACGACCTCGGCGCCGACCCCGGCGAGGAGCACAACGTCGTCGACGATCCCGGCTACGCCGACGTGTCCGAGCGGATGCGCACCGACCTCTCCAAGACGTGGGACGCCGAGGAGGCCCGCCGGACGATCGTCACCAGCCAGCGCGTGCGGGCGTTCCTCGGCGAGGCGATGGCGCACGGCCGCCACCACGCCTGGGACCACGAGCCCGACGCCGGGCGTCCGTGGGTCCGCGGCGCCGACGACGACCCGTGGGACCCGCTGTTCGGCTTCTGA
- a CDS encoding carbohydrate ABC transporter permease, which translates to MAADQTTAAPPVARRPRPRRAGALWPHAVAGLCLAALLYPVLWLILTSFKPTSEIIAGASFWPRTWTLDNFVQGWDGAGVESFGTFFLNSAIIATAAVVGNVVSCTLAAYAFGRLAFRGRAALFAVVIAILFLPKEVLLIPQYTIFHQLGWTDSFLPLIVPQFLALDAFFVFLSVQFLRGLPRELDEAAVLDGCGPWRRLWHVTLPLIRPAIATTAIFTFIWTWNDYMPQLIYLNSPENYTLSVGLRMFLDATSGSELGPMSAMSLLSLLPLFVLFVVFQRRLVKGITMTGLK; encoded by the coding sequence ATGGCCGCTGACCAGACGACCGCCGCCCCACCCGTCGCGCGGCGGCCGCGCCCGCGCCGCGCCGGAGCGCTGTGGCCGCACGCCGTCGCCGGCCTGTGCCTCGCCGCGCTGCTCTACCCGGTGCTCTGGCTGATCCTGACGTCGTTCAAGCCGACCAGCGAGATCATCGCCGGCGCCTCGTTCTGGCCGCGGACCTGGACGCTGGACAACTTCGTGCAGGGCTGGGACGGCGCCGGGGTGGAGTCGTTCGGCACCTTCTTCCTGAACTCGGCCATCATCGCGACCGCCGCGGTGGTCGGCAACGTCGTCAGTTGCACGCTGGCGGCCTACGCGTTCGGGCGACTGGCCTTCCGCGGCCGGGCGGCGCTGTTCGCCGTCGTGATCGCCATCCTGTTCCTGCCGAAGGAAGTGCTGCTGATCCCGCAGTACACGATCTTCCACCAGCTCGGCTGGACCGACAGCTTCCTGCCGCTGATCGTGCCGCAGTTCCTCGCCCTGGACGCGTTCTTCGTCTTCCTCTCGGTCCAGTTCCTGCGCGGGCTGCCGCGCGAGCTGGACGAGGCCGCGGTCCTCGACGGGTGCGGGCCGTGGCGGCGGCTGTGGCACGTCACGCTGCCGCTGATCCGCCCGGCGATCGCGACCACCGCGATCTTCACCTTCATCTGGACGTGGAACGACTACATGCCGCAGCTGATCTACCTGAACAGCCCGGAGAACTACACACTCTCCGTCGGGCTGCGGATGTTCCTCGACGCCACGTCCGGCTCCGAGCTCGGCCCGATGTCGGCGATGTCGCTGCTCTCTCTGCTGCCGTTGTTCGTCCTGTTCGTCGTGTTCCAACGCCGCCTGGTCAAGGGCATCACCATGACCGGGCTCAAGTGA
- a CDS encoding carbohydrate ABC transporter permease: MSTALTDERRDVARRRPSAPRTRRRGRHRAYLYVLPAAAVYAAFSLWPGLNTVYYSLHRWDGLNPAEWTGFDNYAEVFTDPDLFGSILHSLVLVLFFAAAPIIVGLLLTGLLMGRGTRGMTAFRVIYFLPQVVPLVAVGVTWRWIYAEDGVVNQALRAAGLDALASPWLARHTTALIAIGLIGTWCMTGLCMMLFVSGAQKIDASLYEAAAMDGAGAFRRFTSVTLPGLRGEISVAAVITTIAALASFDLIYVTTGGGPENATTVPGLLVYRLAFSYGEVGGAAALAVVLTVLILAFVTAIRRLTREKE, encoded by the coding sequence GTGAGCACCGCGCTGACCGACGAGCGGCGAGACGTCGCCCGGCGCCGGCCGTCCGCCCCGCGGACCCGGCGCCGGGGCCGCCACCGCGCGTACCTGTACGTGCTGCCGGCCGCGGCCGTCTACGCGGCGTTCTCCCTCTGGCCCGGGCTCAACACCGTGTACTACTCGCTGCACCGGTGGGACGGGCTGAACCCGGCCGAGTGGACCGGCTTCGACAACTACGCCGAGGTCTTCACCGACCCCGACCTGTTCGGGTCGATCCTGCACAGCCTGGTCCTCGTGCTGTTCTTCGCGGCGGCGCCGATCATCGTCGGGCTGTTGCTGACCGGTCTGCTCATGGGCCGCGGCACCCGCGGGATGACCGCCTTCCGGGTCATCTACTTCCTGCCCCAGGTGGTCCCGCTGGTGGCCGTCGGCGTGACGTGGCGGTGGATCTACGCCGAGGACGGTGTGGTCAACCAGGCGTTGCGCGCGGCCGGGCTCGACGCGCTGGCGTCGCCCTGGCTGGCCCGCCACACGACGGCGCTGATCGCCATCGGCTTGATCGGCACGTGGTGCATGACCGGTCTGTGCATGATGCTGTTCGTCAGCGGCGCCCAGAAGATCGACGCCTCGCTGTACGAGGCCGCGGCCATGGACGGCGCCGGCGCGTTCCGCCGGTTCACCAGCGTGACGCTGCCAGGTCTGCGCGGCGAGATCTCCGTCGCGGCCGTCATCACCACGATCGCGGCGCTGGCGAGCTTCGACCTCATCTACGTCACCACGGGCGGTGGCCCCGAGAACGCCACGACGGTGCCCGGGCTGCTGGTCTACCGGCTGGCGTTCAGCTACGGCGAGGTCGGCGGGGCCGCCGCGCTCGCCGTCGTCCTCACCGTCCTCATCCTGGCGTTCGTCACCGCGATCCGCCGTCTCACCCGGGAGAAGGAATGA
- a CDS encoding carbohydrate ABC transporter permease, with amino-acid sequence MTGLHVLSRPDAGAAPVRAGDPGSPAPRRRAARDFTWSRSGYLFLTPWFVGVAGLVLVPLAFSLYLSFTDYNLLSSPEWVGLDNYRQLFGEDDRYLHSLRLTVGYVLLAVPLQLAAALAAALLLAPRRRGQGVYRALFYLPSLLGASVAVSITWRALFDYGGGATSFLATFGIEERSWVNNPSSVLWVIIALEIWRFGAPMVIFIAGLQQIPAELYEAAALDGAGAIRTFTRITVPMLSPIIFFNLVLGVISAFQTFTPAQLVGDGRGGPADSTLFYAVNLYQQAFEYQRMGYASAIAWVMLALLGVVAGLLFWTSRKWVHYGR; translated from the coding sequence ATGACGGGTCTCCACGTGCTCTCCCGCCCGGACGCCGGCGCCGCGCCCGTCCGGGCGGGAGATCCGGGCTCCCCGGCGCCACGCCGCCGCGCCGCGCGGGACTTCACCTGGTCCCGGTCGGGGTATCTCTTCCTCACGCCGTGGTTCGTCGGCGTCGCGGGCCTGGTGCTGGTGCCGCTGGCATTCTCGCTCTACCTCTCGTTCACCGACTACAACCTGCTCAGCTCGCCGGAGTGGGTCGGGCTGGACAACTACCGCCAGCTGTTCGGGGAGGACGACCGGTACCTGCACTCGCTGCGGCTCACCGTCGGCTACGTCCTGCTGGCCGTCCCACTGCAGCTGGCGGCGGCGCTGGCGGCCGCCCTGCTGCTGGCGCCGCGGCGTCGGGGTCAGGGCGTCTACCGCGCGCTCTTCTACCTGCCGTCGCTGCTGGGCGCGAGCGTCGCGGTGTCGATCACCTGGCGCGCGCTGTTCGACTACGGCGGCGGGGCGACCAGCTTCCTGGCGACGTTCGGCATCGAGGAGCGCTCGTGGGTGAACAACCCGTCGTCGGTGCTCTGGGTGATCATCGCGCTGGAGATCTGGCGCTTCGGCGCGCCGATGGTCATCTTCATCGCCGGACTGCAGCAGATCCCTGCCGAGCTGTACGAGGCGGCTGCGCTGGACGGCGCCGGCGCGATCCGCACGTTCACCCGGATCACCGTGCCGATGCTCAGCCCGATCATCTTCTTCAACCTGGTGCTCGGCGTGATCTCGGCGTTCCAGACGTTCACGCCGGCGCAACTGGTCGGTGACGGGCGCGGCGGACCGGCCGACTCGACCCTGTTCTACGCGGTCAACCTGTACCAGCAGGCCTTCGAGTACCAGCGCATGGGCTACGCCTCGGCCATCGCCTGGGTGATGCTCGCCCTCCTGGGCGTCGTGGCCGGCCTGCTGTTCTGGACCTCGCGCAAGTGGGTGCACTATGGCCGCTGA
- a CDS encoding gamma-glutamyl-gamma-aminobutyrate hydrolase family protein: MPAPLIVVTAGHKTPPEPYEKAVERAGARPLVLTPSGAVPPLPDDAAGLVLAGGASVEPARYGSGIEPGVTPTMDPPRDALEWAMIDQALERGLPILAICRGLQVVNVYYGGSLHQELARTSYAPVHRPDQARNHVAHPVRAHGGRLAELLGPDQIWVNSIHRQGVKRLGTGLLATVFADDGLIEGVETPDGQVLAVQWHPEELVAHDPAARALFTDLVERSRRRTTIGVTS; the protein is encoded by the coding sequence ATGCCCGCTCCCCTGATCGTCGTCACCGCAGGCCACAAGACCCCACCGGAGCCCTACGAGAAGGCGGTCGAGCGGGCCGGGGCGCGGCCGCTGGTCCTGACGCCGTCGGGGGCGGTCCCGCCGTTGCCGGACGACGCAGCGGGGTTGGTCCTGGCCGGTGGCGCCTCCGTCGAACCGGCCCGGTACGGCTCCGGTATCGAGCCCGGGGTGACGCCCACGATGGACCCGCCTCGCGACGCCCTGGAGTGGGCGATGATCGACCAGGCGCTGGAGCGCGGCCTGCCGATCCTGGCCATCTGCCGCGGGCTGCAGGTCGTCAACGTCTACTACGGCGGCTCGCTGCACCAGGAGCTCGCGCGCACCTCCTACGCGCCGGTCCACCGCCCTGACCAGGCCCGCAATCACGTCGCCCACCCGGTGCGCGCCCACGGCGGGCGGCTCGCGGAGCTGCTCGGCCCGGACCAGATCTGGGTCAACAGCATCCACCGCCAGGGCGTCAAGCGCCTCGGCACCGGCCTGCTCGCCACCGTCTTCGCCGACGACGGCCTGATCGAGGGCGTCGAGACCCCCGACGGGCAGGTGCTGGCGGTCCAGTGGCACCCCGAGGAACTGGTCGCGCACGATCCGGCCGCGCGTGCCCTCTTCACCGATCTCGTCGAACGTTCTCGCCGCCGCACCACGATCGGAGTGACGTCATGA